The nucleotide window CATCTGCGCGTGCCCGCCATCGGCGGTCTTGAGAACGGGCGGCTGCTGCGGGCGGGTGTCGCTCGCGGTCTTCGCAGCGGGGGCGGTCGCGGCCGTGGCTTTCGGGGCCGCGCCATCGGGGGCGGGGCGGTCGGGCGTCATGGCATGGTAGGCGACCACGCCCCCCATGCCGAGGATCAGGAACGAAGCGGAAAGGGCCAGCGCACGCCACAACACAAGCCCGTCCCGTGCCTTGCGGCGGGGCGGGCGGGCGCGGGCGCTTGAACCGATGCGGGGGCGGGGCGTATCCCGCCGATTGTTGGAAACGTCGAAGCCGCCTTCCGTACCATAATCCCGGAAGGTGTCCTCCATACCGCCGGAGCGGCGCTGGGCGCGTCCAAGGCCAGCCATATATATACCTCCTGCCAAGCCGCCTGCGCCGGAAGAGGCAGAGGCTCGAGGATCCATTTCTTTGGGCCTATCGACCGCGCGAGGATCCGGCTGCTCTCGGGGATCGCCTTGCGACGCCGCCTTGTATGCAACCCGTCCCGTTCCAAACCGCTGGCGCGCGAACCGTGGCCTTCTTCCTCCCTCGTTCCGGCAAGACCGCCTGAAAAAGCGGCTCCTGAAAAAGATGCACCTGAAACGGATACATCTGAACAACAGGTCCTGCAAAGCGTACCGCCTGCTAGGCGTGGCGGAGCGTGGCGACAAATTGCGGCCGATATGTGCCCGAGCGGTAGCCCGGGAAAACACCTAGGTTTCTCTGGGTGATCGCTTCGCCATCTCTTGGCCATCGCTTGGAAATTCGCTGCGAGCAACGCCGCAGGGACGACTTGAAGGTAATAGGGCCCCGCGCCGCCGCCGGCGCCTATCCTGCAATACGAGCAGGCGGCGGGCTGCTAAGCTTGGTTTCCCTTCCCTTGGAGCATTTTCGCGCGAAGGGGATCCCGGTTCGCGTGGAGAAAATGCTCCAGAGCAAGAGTCCAGAGTGAGCCTGGGCCAACGGAAAGTGCTTTAGGGAGCGCCAGCCATGTTCGACCCGACGACTTTGACCGGCATCCATACCGATATCAGCCTCTTTGCCATCGTCGCCGGCATCGCGGTGGTGGCGGGCCTCGTCCGGGGCCTTGACCGACCCACGACAGCGGCGACTTTCCTCGCCCTCGCCTTCCTCACCAGCGCCACGGGGTTCCTGTTCCCCTTCAATGGGGTGCTGCCGTCCCACGTGGTCGGGGCGGTAGCGATTCTCGTGCTCCTGCCCGCGATTTTCGCGCGCTACGCGGTCGGGCTTGAGGGGCGTTGGCACGCCATCTACGCCGCCACGGCGGTGGCGAGCCTCTATTTCCTGGTGTTCGTGGCGGTGGCCCAGGCCTTCACCAAGGTCCCCGCGCTCCAGGCCGTGGCCCCCAGCCAGGGCGCGCCGGCCTTCGCGGTGACCCAAGGGCTGGTGCTCGTCGCCTTCATCGGCCTCGGCGTCGCCGCCGTGAGGGCGCGGCGGGCGTAATCCTATTTGCCGGGCACGCGCCACCAGGTCTCGGGCAGGGTGCCGTACAGCGAGGCGCGCTGGGGCCGCTCGATCCGCGTCCAGCGGGCAAGCCACTGGCCCGGCGTGTGGAACAGCGGCACCCCATAGGCGCCGGACACCAGCACCCGGTCGAGGGCGCGGGCGGCGGACACGTATTCGTCCTCGTCGCGGGCCGCCAGCAAAGCGGCGATGGCGGCATCGATGGCGGGGGATTTCGCCCCCATATAGTTGCGCGAGCCGGGCGTGTCGGCGGCGGCGGAGCCGAAATAGAACGCCTGCTCGTTGCCGGGGGAGAGCGACTGGCTCCAGGCAAAGGGCATCATGTCGAACTCATAGGCGCCCCGCCGGGCATCGAACTGCACTGCATCCACATACCGCACCTGTGCGGCGATGCCCGCCCTTTTGAGCTGGCTCTGGTAGGCCAGGGCGAGGCGCTCCTGCTCGCGGGTGGCCACCATGATCTCGAAGGCGAAGGGCCGTCCGGTCTCCCGGTTCACCAGCGCCCCCTGCCGCAGCATCCAGCCCGCCTTGTCGAGAAGCTGGAGCGCGGACTTCAGCCGCTCCCGATCGCGGCCGGAGCCGTCGGAGACCGGCGGGCGGAAGGTGCCGGCCAGCACCTCCGGCACCACGGCATCGGGGTAGGGGTCGAGCAGGGCCCGCTCGCGGGCGTCGGCCGGCACGCCCGAACTTGAAAGCACCGAACCTTCAAAGTAGCTCGCCGTGCGCCGGTAGAGGCCGTGGTAGAAATTCTTGTCCAGCCACTCGAAATCGAACAGCTCGATGAGCGCCTGGCGGACCCGTCGATCGGCGAACAGCGGGCGGCGCGTGTTGAACACGAAGGCCGAATAAGGCTTTGGCGTTCCAGTCGGAATCAGCTCCTTGACCACGTCCCCCGAGCGCGCGGCGGGAAAGTCGTATCCGGTCTCCCAGCGGCCGGGGTCGGTTTCGAAGCGGGCGTCGATGAGCCCCTTCTTGAAGGCCTCGAACTCGGTGTTGGCGTCCCTGAAGTAGAAGAAGCGGATCCTGTCGAAGTTATAGAGACCTCGGTTGAACGGAACGGTGCGCCCCCAATAGTCCGGGTTGCGCTCCAGCGTCACGGACGCCCCCGCATCCACCGCTCCGACCCGGTAGGGACCCGAGCCGGTGAGGGGGGTGAGGGTGGTCTCCTCGAAGCGGTCGCGGTCGATGCTGGCCTTTTTGAACACGGGCATGAGGCCCATGATGAGCGGCAGTTCCGGGTCCGGCTCGGTGAAGGTGAAGCGGACGGTGTGGGTATCCGGCGCCTCGGCTCTGGCGATTTTTCCGTAATAAAGACGGTGGTTTGGCCGGCCCATGTCGCGCATGAGCGTGAACGAGAACAGCACGTCGTCGGCGGTGACCGGGCTGCCGTCGGAGAAGTGGGCGGCGGGGTTGAGGGCGAAGGCGACGAAGCTGCGCTCGGCATCGCTGGTCACGCTCTGCGCCAGCAGCGCGTAGAGCGTGAACGGCTCGTCGAGGGAGCGCGCCATCAGGCTCTCGATCACGTAATTGCGCATGATGAGCGGCGCGGAACCCTTGACGATGAAGGGGTTGAGGCTGTCGAAGGTGCCCAGCAGCGACAGGTCCAGATGCCCGCCCTTGGGCGCATTGGGGTCGGCATAGGGCAGGGCGGCGAAGGTCGCCGGCAGGTCCGGGGTGCCGCGCATGGCGATAGCCGGCGCCCTGTCCAGCGCCTGGGCGGACGCTGGTTCGCACACCTGCGCCGGCGTGCCGAGGAGCAGGAGCGCGAGGAGCCACGGCCTGGCGCCGCCGCCCCTTCCGGACCCGCGCCCGGCCCATCGCCCATGCTGGCTGAAACCGCTCCGCATCACGCCTTCCCAGCTCGCCGCCCCAGCCTGCCGCTGCCGGCCGCCCCACCAGCATGCGCGCCGGCCGGTTCACGAATCGTATGGACCGCCGCCGATCCTTAAGGTACCGCCGTGGCACATTTGACTGTTCAAACCAGCCGGTCGGCCGTTTGTTGGCCTTATTCCTCGGCAAGGTAGCACACGCTGTCCCGGCGCCAGGAGCGAGTGTGGGCGTGCGTGTTCCCCGTGCGGCTTTGGCCCGTCACCTTCTCGCCTCAATTGGGCTTGAGAGAGCCGGTGTCCGAGAGAGGGGGGTACGGCGCCCCGGCCTCAGCGCGTGCGCGGCCGGAGCCCCGGCGGCTCAGACCACAAGAAAGGCCACGATGACCATGACCAAATTCAACGCGCGGCTCACGGCCGGGGTTGCCGCAACGCTGCTCGCTGTGGCGTTCGCCGGCCCGGCCTTTTCCCAGACCCCGCCGGCCCAGCCCGCGCCTGCGGCCAAGCCCGCCGCCAAGCCCGCCGCCAAGCCCGCTGCTCCGGCCGCCCAGGCGCCCGCCGCTGGCGCGCCCCAGCAGGGCCAGGCTGCCCCCGGCCAGCCCCAGGGCGAAGCCGACGTAAAATTCTCCGCCTCCCCGTGGCAGAAGATCTGCCAGGAGATCCCGGAGCGGAAGAAGCAGGTGTGCGTGCTCACCCAGGTGCTTGGCGTCGAGAATCAGGCCATCGCCAAGGTCGACATCGTCGAGATGCAGGACGAGCCGAAGAAGCGCATCAACGTTTCCGTGCCGCTCGGCATGCGGCTCCAGCCCGGCCTGCGCATCACCCTCGACAAGGACCCGGTGAATATCCCGTTCGTGCTGTGCCAGCCCATCCAGGGCGGCGGCGCCACCTGCGTCGGCGACCTTGAGGTCGATGGCAGCTTCATCGCCAAGTTCCGCAAGGCCAATGCGGTGTACCTGCAGATGGTGAACGGCACCGGCCGCACCCTGAGCCTGCCCATCTCCAACGCCGATTTCGGCAAGGCTTACGATGGTGCCGGCATGGACGCCAAGGTGGCCATGGAGCAGGAGCGCAAGCGCATGGAAGAGGCCCGCGCCGCAGCCCAGCAGCAGGAAGAGCAGGGCAAGGCCGCTCTCCTGAAGAAGGGCCAGGAGCTCGAGCGCGCCAAGGCGCAGGGCGCCCAGTGAGCTTGGTCCAGTGGACCTGATGACGTGATTTCAGGGCGGCGCGCCGCCCTGCCAGAGATCAGCAAAAAGGGCCGGCATGCAGATGCCGGCCCTTTTTGTGTCTGTGGACCTGTACGGCCTGTCCCGCCCGGTGGCGGGACCGACGTTCAGTTGATGAGGTCGCGCCGCACCCGCCAGCCGCCGGCGCCGTCGTCCGTCAGGGCTTCGTTCACCTTGGGGTGGCGCACCGGCTCCTCGGAGAAGTCCCGCTCCAGGTTCTGCTCGGAGACGTAGGCCACATACTCGCTGTCCGCATTCTCGGCGAGCAGGTGGTAGAAGGGCTGGTCCTTGTGGGGGCGGATCTCCTCGGGGATGGAGAGCCACCATTCCTCGGTGTTGTCGAACACCGGGTCCACGTCGAAGACCACGCCGCGGAAGGGGAAGTGCTTGTGCCGCACCACCTCTCCGATGCGGAACTTGCCCTCACGCATGGTGGAGTGGAAGTCCGCCGCCGCGCCCGAAAGCGGCAGGGCGGCCGCACCTTCAGGGGCGGCAGCGATGCTCTTGCCCTCGGCCGCTCCGGCCGGCGCTCCAGCCTTGGCGTCCTGCGTCATCGCGTCGGCCTCGGGTGCCGACGCGATGGAAGTGCCATCCGGCGCAGGCGCGCCGGTGGCGGGTTTCGCGCGCGCTTTGTCGTGACTGCCCATGTCCCGCCTCTTCACTGTGCCGTCGCGATCGACCTTCCGTAACGGCAATGTACTGCAAGGTTAATCAATTCTGTCACAGTCCGTAGGCTTTGCCCATTTCCGGATCCTTGGCTGCGACAATACGGGCAAGATCGACGATCACCTTGGCCTGCTTCCAGGTGGCGTCGTCCTGCATCTTGCCGTCGATCATCACCGCGCCGGCGCCGTCGGGCATGGCTTCCAGGATCTTGAGCGCGAAGGCCACCTCGCCCGGATCGGGGGAGAACACGCGCTTGGCGATGTCGATCTGGGTGGGGTGCAGCGACCAGGCGCCGACGCAGCCCTGCAGGAAGGCGTTGCGGAACTGGCTCTCGCAGGCGGCGAGATCCGAGAAGTCGCCGAACGGACCGTAGAAGGGCTTGATGCCGTTGGCGGCGCAGGCGTCCACCATCTTGCCGACGGTGTAGTGCCACAGGTCCTGCTGGTAGCCGGCGCGCGGCTTGTCGCCGTCCGCGTCCGCTAGCACTTTGTAGTCCGGATGGCCGCCGCCGACGCGGGTGGTCTTCATGGCGCGGGAGGCGGCAAGGTCCGCCGGGCCGAGGCTCATGCCGTGCATGCGCGGGGAGGCGCTGGCAATCTCCTCCACATTCTTCACGCCCTCGGCGGTCTCCAGGATGGCGTGGATGAGGATGGGCTTGCCGATGGCGTGCTTGGCCTCCAGCTGGGCCAGCAGCTGGTCGAGATAGTGCACGTCCCAGGCGCCTTCCACCTTGGGCAGCATGATCACGTCGAGCTTGCCGCCGATCTCGCTGACGATCTCAACGATATCGTCCAGCACCCAGGGGCTGTTGAGACAGTTGATGCGGGTCCACAGGCCGGTGGAGCCGAAATCGGTGGCCTTGGCCATCTCGATGAAGCCCCGGCGGGCGGCTTCCTTGGCGTCGGAAGGGATGGCGTCCTCGAGGTTGCCGAGCACCACATCCACCTGCTTGGCGATGTCCGGCACCTTCGCGCGCATCTTTTCGAGGTGCGGTGGCACGAAGTGAATCATGCGCTCCAGCTGCACCGGCAGCTCGCGGTAAGGTGCGGGCGCACCGATGGCCAGCGGCTTGAAGAATTGGCGTGGCAGCTTCATGTGTCCCCCCGTGGATCCGGCGGCATGGCTCCGTGCCGAGCCGCCAACCTCTTGAATGCAATGCAGCATAGGTGGCGGGCCGGTGCAACACGACTTCATGGCAGGACGCGCGGGCGGCGCGCGTGAGGGGGAAGTCCGTCGCGGGTTCCGATCGCCGTCGCGGCGGGATGTGCTGCTCGGGCTCACCGGCCTTGCGGGTCTTGTCGTGGGCGGCGGTCCGGCACGCGCGCGCGATTTCTGGGGCGAGGGGCTGCCCGACCAGCCGACGGATTTCCTGTTCGGCTACGGCACGCTCATCAGCGAGCCGTCGCGCACCTCCACCTCGCACCGGCAGGTGGTGGCGGTGCCGGCGCGGGTTTCTGCGCGGTTCGGGCTGGTGCGAGCCTTCGTCGCCCGTGGCGGGGCGCGGTCCGGAGCGGGCTTCACCGCGCTGGGGCTGCGGCAGCCGCGCGACGGTGAGGTGCCGTCCTCCATCAACGGCGTGGTCTTCCCCGTGCTGGACGCCGGGGAGATGGCCGCCTTCGACCGGCGCGAGGGTGGCTACCGGCGGGTGGAGGTGGATCCGGCCCTGGTTGAGGGGGTGGGCTGGCAGGGACTGCCGCGCTCCGGCCGGGTATGGATCTATGTGCCCAAGGGCGTCCAGATGGGCATCTATCTTGATCGGGAGGCCGGCGCCCCGGACAACGGCGTCCTGCCCGACGCGGCGTTCCCGCTGGTCCAGTCCTATATCGACGTGGTGCTGCAGGGCGCGCTCGCGGAAGGCGCTGCCTTCGCGCGGGAGCTGATCGAGACCACGTTCGACTGGAGCGAATTCTGGCTCGACGACCGGCCCACGCCCCGCCGCCCGTGGGCGCAGACCGAGCAGGCCGGCGCCATCGACCGGCTGCTGGCGAGCGTTGAGCCGGCGGCGAGCCAGTTCCGCAACCGGCTCTATCCGGAACTCTATGCCGCGCGCCATCTCATGGATGCCGCGGCGCCACGCTAGAAAGCCGGCAGCCTACGGCAGCAGCAGGGTGGAGCCGGTGGTCTTGCGTGATTCGAGGTCCTTGTGGGCCTTCTGCACGTCCTTCAGCGCATAGGTCTGGTGGACCGGGATCTTCACCGCTCCGGTCAGCACCGCCTCGAACAGGTCGTTGGCGGTGGCGATCAGGTCATGGCGCTTGGCCACGAAGGTGGCGAGGGTCGGACGGGTGGCGAACAGCGAGCCCTTCTGGGACAGCTGGAGCAGGTCGAAATTCTTGATGGCACCGGAGGCGTTGCCGAAGCTGACCCACAGGCCCAGCGGTTTCAGGCAGTCGAGGGAGGCGGGATAGGTCGCCTGTCCCACCCCGTCATAGACCACGTCGCACAGCTTGCCGGCGGTGATCTCCTTCACCCGGTGCACGAAGTCCTCGTCCCGGTAGAGAATCACCTCGTCGCAGCCGTGGGACAGGGCCAGCTCCGCCTTGTCCTTGGAGCCCACGGTGCCGATGACAGTGGCGCCCAGGTGCTTGGCCCACTGGCACAGGATGAGCCCCACGCCGCCGGCTGCCGCCTGCACCAGAATCACGTCGCCCGGCTTGATGTGATGGGTGCGGCGCACGAGATACTGCGCCGTCATGCCCTTCAGCATCATGGCGGCGGCGGTCTGGTCGTCGATGGAGGCGGGCAGGTGCAGCAGCACGGCGGCCGGCACGTTGCGCACCTCGGCATAGGCGCCGATGGCGCTGGCATAGGCGACCCGGTCGCCGGGATGGAAATCGTTCACGTCCGGCCCCACGGCCTCCACCACGCCGGCGCCCTCGTTACCGGGGATGAAGGGAAGGCTCGCGGCCTTGTAGAGGCCGGTGCGGAAATAAACGTCGATGAAATTGAGGCCGATGGCGGTCTGGCGAATCTGCACTTCGCCGCGCCCGGGGGGAGGCACCTCGACCGCCTCATAGGCCAGCACCTCGGGACCGCCCGTCTGATGCACCCGAACCGCATGGACCATGACGCCAGACCCCTTTTCCTGCCGAGACGCCGGGATCATAGGCCGGCGCGGGACGCCCGCAAGCACCCTCAGCGCCCGCCGGAAACCTTCAGGATGGCGCCGGTGGTGTAGCTTGCCGCATCCGAGAGCAGGTACAGCACCGCGTCGGCCACCTCGTCCGCGGTTCCGGCCCGGCCCATGGGCGTGGTCGGCACCAGCCGGTCCAGTCGGCCGGTGACGCCGCTGGTGTCGTGGATGTCGGTGGCGATGAGGCCCGGCGCCACCCCGTTCACCCGCACGCCCTCCCGCGCCAGCTCGCGGCCGAGGCCGATGGTGAAGCTGTCGATGGCGCCCTTGCTCGCGGCGTACCAGACATATTCGCCGGCCGAGCCCAGCGTCGCCGCCATGGAGGAGATGTTGACGATGGCGCCGCCCTTGCCCCCACGTGCCGTGGACATGCGCCTGACGGCCGCCTGCGCCACCAGCAGCGCGCCGGTGACATTGAGGTCGATGACGCGGGCGATCTCGGCGGGATCGGCATCCGCAAAAGCTGAGGCGCGGCCGGTGATGCCGGCGTTGTTGACGAGATGGGTCACCGGGCCGAGGCGGGCGTCGGTCTCGTCAAACAGGTGGGCGATGTCTGCGGGGACGGCCATGTCGCCCTTGATCACCGCCACCTCGGCACCGTGGGCGCGAGCGGCTGCGGCGGTGGCCTCGGCTGCGGTGGCATCACTGGTGTAGTTCAGCGCGATCCGGCCATAGCCCGCCTTCGCGGCCCTGATCACGCAGGCGGCGCCGATGCCACGGCTGCCGCCTGTCACCACGAGCACCTTGTCGGTCATTGCTGCTCCTCCGCGTGCCGCGCCGCGATCCGCCGCCGGCGCCGGCCGGAGGCGGCGACGTTCAGCATCTCCACCATCACCGAGAAGGCCATGGCCGCATAGATGTAGCCCTTCGGGATGTGGGCGCCGAAACCGTCCGCCACCAGCGTGACGCCGATGAGCACGAGGAACGCCAGCGCCAGCATCTTGGTGGTGGGATGGGCGGCGATGAAGGCCGAAAGCGGGCCGGACGCGGCGAACATGATCGACACCGCGATGATCACCGCCAGCACCATGATGGCGAGGTGCTCCGCCATGCCGATGGCGGTGAGGATGGAGTCCACCGAGAACACGAGGTCGAGCAGGATCACCTGCGCCACCACCGCCAGGAAGGCGCGCTGGGCGTAGGTGCCAGGGCCGTCGTCGGCCTCCAGCTCGTCCTCGCCCTCCAGCGCGCCGTGCATTTCCTGGGTGGCCTTGGCGATGAGGAAGGCACCGCCGCCCATGAGGATGATGTCGCGCCAGGAGAAATCGTGGCCGAAGGCGGAGAACAGGGTCTGCTGCAGGCCGATGAGCCAGGTGAGCGCGAACAGCAGCGCGATGCGCAGGATGAGCGCGGCGGACAGCCCCACCTGCCGCGCCCGCAGCGCCTGGGCCGGGGGCAGCTTCTGCACCACCAGGGAGATGAAGACCACATTGTCGATGCCGAGGATGATCTCCATGGCCGTGAGCGTCACGAGTGCCGCCCAGGCTTCCGGCGACGTAATCCAGTCCAGCATCCCATCCCCCAGCACTCAAGTCCGCGCCAGAATGGGGGAACTCGCGCGCACCGCAAGATGTCCGGTGCCGATCGTCGCGCGAAAGGCGCCGCGCGTGCCGATGGGGCAACACGCCGCGCCGCTGCATCGTACCGGATCCTACGCCAAAGCCTTGCGGCGTGGCATCTTGTGGCCCTGACTCGGGGCTGCGCCGCCTTTTCTCGGCCCCAAGCTGGTTCTAGTGTGCGCTGCGCCGGAGACACGGCGGCGGGGAGGCTGCGATGGCGCAAGAGGACATCCACCACGGCGATACCCACCGTGACGACCTTCACGAGGTGATCGTGGTGGGCGCGGGTCCGGCCGGGCTTGCCACCGCCCTGGGGCTCGCCGCGCGGGGCGTGCCCACGGCCCTTGTCACCGGACCCGATCGCGGGGCCGACCACCGCACCACGGCGCTGCTGGAAGGTTCGGTGCGCATCCTTGAGGATTTCGGCCTGTGGGCGGAGCTGGAGCCGCGCGCGGCGCCGTTGCGCGACATGCGCATCGCCGATGCCACCCGCCGGCTTGTGCGGGCGCCGGAAGTCACCTTCCGGTCGGCGGAAATCGGCCTGTCCACCTTCGGCTACAACATCGAGAACGATGCCCTGCGCAACGGCCTGCTTGCCAAGGCCATGCAGCAGCCCAACCTTCACATCGCGCGCACCGCGCTGGAGCGCATCGAGTTTGCGGCCGACGCCCTTACCCTGCGTCTCGCGGACGGTTCCATCCTGCGCGCCCGCCTGGTGGTGGGGGCGGATGGACGCCAGTCGCGGGTGCGGGCGGCGGCGGGCATCCAGATGCGTACCCGGTCCTATCCGCAGGTGGCCTTCACCGCCACCGTGCGCCACACCCGCTCGCACGAGGACACCTCCACCGAATTCCACACCGAGACCGGTCCCTTCACCCTGGTGCCGCTGACGGGGGATCGTTCCTCCATCGTCTGCGTGGTCACGGAGCGGGAGGCGATCCGTCTGCTCGGCCTCGACGACATGGCGCTGGCGCGGGAGCTGGAGGCGCGGGCCTCCTCCGTGCTCGGCCGCTTCGAGATGGAGGGCGGCCGCGGCGCCTTCCCGCTGGCGGCGGAGACGGCGGAGCGGCTGGTGGCGGATCGCATCGCCCTCATCAGCGAGGCCGCCCACATCATGCCGCCCATCGGCGCGCAGGGCCTCAATCTCGGCCTGCGCGACGCAGGGGCATTGGTGGCCTTCGTGGCGGATGCCTTCGCCGGGGGCGAGGACGTGGGCGGGGAGGCGCTGCTGTCGCGCTATGCGGCGGCGCGTCAGCGCGACGTGTTCGGCCGCATGCGGGCGGTGGACCTGCTCAACCGTTCGCTCCTCTCGGACCTGCTGCCGATCCAGGGCGTGCGCGGCTTCGGCCTCTATCTGCTCGACCGGGTGGGACCTCTCCGGCGCACGCTGATGCGGCTGGGCATCGGCGACAAGGCGGCCTGACGCGTCGGCTCCGGGGGCCTCAGAACAGGCTGAGCGGGATGAGGTGCCCGCGCAGCAGATAGAGCATGCCGGTCACCGTCACCACCGAGAACAGGGTGCCGAGGAGGACGGCGGCGGACGCCTCCTCCATGAACACATGGTACTGCCGCGCCAGCACGAACACGTTCAGCGCCGGCGGCAGCGCCGCCATCAGCAGCAGCGTCTCGGTCCAGACCTGCGAGAACGGCCCGAACAGGCTGAGCGACACCAGCGCGATCATCGGGTGCAGCACCAGCTTCAGCACCAGCAGAGGCCCCAGTTCCACCGGCACACGCTTCAGCGGCCGGAGCGCCACGGTGACGCCCAGCGCGAACAGCGCGCAGGGGGCGGCGGCATTGCGCAGGAAATCCAGCATGCGCGACAGCGGCTCCGGCTCGCGGAACTCCAGCGCCGCTGCCAGGACCCCCAGCATGGTCGCAATGTTGAAGGGGTGGGTGAGAACCCGCTTCGCAATGAGGCCAAGGGTGTGCAGCAGGCTCTCGCCCCGCCCGCGCATGCTCATGAGCAGGGGCACGATGGTGAAGAACAGCAGGCTGTCGCAGGCGAAGATGAGCGCCGCCGGGGTGGCCGCCGCCTGACCGAGGGCGGCCAGCGTCAGGCCCGGCCCCATGTAGCCCACATTGGCATAGGCGCCGATGGTGACGGCGATGGCGGCCTCGCCTACATGCCCGCGCCGAAAGTAAAGGCCGATGCCGAGCGCGATGAGGGAGGTGGTCGCCGTGGACGCCACCACCGCCAGGATGAAGGCGGGATTGGCCAGCTCGTGGATCGGCGTCTGCGCCACGATGCGATAGAACAGCGCCGGCAGCGCCACATAGATGACGAAGAAGGTCAGCCAGGCGAGCCCGCTTTCCGGCAGCCGGACCCGCCAGCCACAGAAATAGCCGAGGAAGATCAGCCCGAAGAAGGGAAAGGCGAGGCCGAACAGGTCGCTCATGGCGGCGCGCTCATGGGTGCGGGCTTTTCTTGGAGGGGCGTTGCAGGGCCGGCGGCACGGAAGCGCTTCTGGCAGGGGATGCCCGTGGCGCGTTACCTGATCCATAATCGGCGGGCGTGCCGATGAAAAGCGGGTGCCGCGCGCCGTCATCCTTCCGTTACGGTGACCTGACCTCCGCCAGGAGCCCCGGCGGGCATGCAGGGTCAACGCCGTCGTGCCGCAGCGTTTTTCCGCGTACAAGGGCTAGGTGCGCCTTGCGCGTGGCCCCCCTCGCCATGATATCAAGGGTCAAACAAGGATAGGGCGGGCGCGCTGAACCTGCCCCGCCCGTGCTGCGACGGATCGTTCCCGGCCATGATGCGCCAATACGAACTCGTCGAGCGCGTTCGACGGTATAATCCCAACACCGACGAGGCGCTGCTCGACCGCGCCTATGTGTATGCCATGCGCGCGCACGGCAGCCAGCTGCGCGCGTCCGGCGACCCCTATTTCTCCCATCCCCTGGAAGTCGCGGCGATCCTCACCGATCTCAAGCTGGACGATGCCACCATCGTCTCGGCCCTGCTGCACGACACCATCGAGGATACGAGCGCCACCAAGGTGGAGATCGAGCGCCTGTTCGGTCACCAGATCGCGACGCTGGTGGAGGGCCTCACCAAGATCAAGAAGCTGGACCTCGTCTCCAAGCAGGCCAAGCAGGCGGAAAACCTGCGCAAGCTGCTCCTCGCCATCGCCGACGACGTGCGGGTGCTCCTCGTCAAGCTCGCCGACCGTCTCCACAACATGCGTACCCTGAAGTGGGTGCCGCCGGAGAAGCGCGATCGCGTGGCGCAGGAGACGCTGGACATCTACGCCCCGCTCGCCGCCCGCATGGGCATGCAGGACATGCGCGAGGAACTGGAGGACCTGTCCTTCCGCCAGCTCTCGCCGGAGGCCTACGAATCCATCGCCGAGAGGGTCTCGGAACTGCGCCAGGGCAACGGCGCCGTGGTGCAGGAGATCGAGCGCGAGCTGA belongs to Xanthobacter autotrophicus Py2 and includes:
- a CDS encoding Ubiquinone biosynthesis hydroxylase, UbiH/UbiF/VisC/COQ6 family (TIGRFAM: Ubiquinone biosynthesis hydroxylase, UbiH/UbiF/VisC/COQ6 family~PFAM: monooxygenase FAD-binding~KEGG: bra:BRADO3780 putative FAD-dependent monoxygenase; putative 2-octaprenyl-6-mehtoxyphenol hydroxylase), which gives rise to MAQEDIHHGDTHRDDLHEVIVVGAGPAGLATALGLAARGVPTALVTGPDRGADHRTTALLEGSVRILEDFGLWAELEPRAAPLRDMRIADATRRLVRAPEVTFRSAEIGLSTFGYNIENDALRNGLLAKAMQQPNLHIARTALERIEFAADALTLRLADGSILRARLVVGADGRQSRVRAAAGIQMRTRSYPQVAFTATVRHTRSHEDTSTEFHTETGPFTLVPLTGDRSSIVCVVTEREAIRLLGLDDMALARELEARASSVLGRFEMEGGRGAFPLAAETAERLVADRIALISEAAHIMPPIGAQGLNLGLRDAGALVAFVADAFAGGEDVGGEALLSRYAAARQRDVFGRMRAVDLLNRSLLSDLLPIQGVRGFGLYLLDRVGPLRRTLMRLGIGDKAA
- a CDS encoding short-chain dehydrogenase/reductase SDR (PFAM: short-chain dehydrogenase/reductase SDR; KR domain protein~KEGG: bpd:BURPS668_1263 oxidoreductase, short chain dehydrogenase/reductase family), yielding MTDKVLVVTGGSRGIGAACVIRAAKAGYGRIALNYTSDATAAEATAAAARAHGAEVAVIKGDMAVPADIAHLFDETDARLGPVTHLVNNAGITGRASAFADADPAEIARVIDLNVTGALLVAQAAVRRMSTARGGKGGAIVNISSMAATLGSAGEYVWYAASKGAIDSFTIGLGRELAREGVRVNGVAPGLIATDIHDTSGVTGRLDRLVPTTPMGRAGTADEVADAVLYLLSDAASYTTGAILKVSGGR
- a CDS encoding Auxin Efflux Carrier (PFAM: Auxin Efflux Carrier~KEGG: bra:BRADO3779 putative malonate transporter) produces the protein MSDLFGLAFPFFGLIFLGYFCGWRVRLPESGLAWLTFFVIYVALPALFYRIVAQTPIHELANPAFILAVVASTATTSLIALGIGLYFRRGHVGEAAIAVTIGAYANVGYMGPGLTLAALGQAAATPAALIFACDSLLFFTIVPLLMSMRGRGESLLHTLGLIAKRVLTHPFNIATMLGVLAAALEFREPEPLSRMLDFLRNAAAPCALFALGVTVALRPLKRVPVELGPLLVLKLVLHPMIALVSLSLFGPFSQVWTETLLLMAALPPALNVFVLARQYHVFMEEASAAVLLGTLFSVVTVTGMLYLLRGHLIPLSLF
- a CDS encoding Integral membrane protein TerC (PFAM: Integral membrane protein TerC~KEGG: bra:BRADO3782 conserved hypothetical protein; possibly involved in transport); the protein is MLDWITSPEAWAALVTLTAMEIILGIDNVVFISLVVQKLPPAQALRARQVGLSAALILRIALLFALTWLIGLQQTLFSAFGHDFSWRDIILMGGGAFLIAKATQEMHGALEGEDELEADDGPGTYAQRAFLAVVAQVILLDLVFSVDSILTAIGMAEHLAIMVLAVIIAVSIMFAASGPLSAFIAAHPTTKMLALAFLVLIGVTLVADGFGAHIPKGYIYAAMAFSVMVEMLNVAASGRRRRRIAARHAEEQQ
- a CDS encoding Alcohol dehydrogenase zinc-binding domain protein (PFAM: Alcohol dehydrogenase zinc-binding domain protein; Alcohol dehydrogenase GroES domain protein~KEGG: rpa:RPA2674 quinone oxidoreductase) is translated as MVHAVRVHQTGGPEVLAYEAVEVPPPGRGEVQIRQTAIGLNFIDVYFRTGLYKAASLPFIPGNEGAGVVEAVGPDVNDFHPGDRVAYASAIGAYAEVRNVPAAVLLHLPASIDDQTAAAMMLKGMTAQYLVRRTHHIKPGDVILVQAAAGGVGLILCQWAKHLGATVIGTVGSKDKAELALSHGCDEVILYRDEDFVHRVKEITAGKLCDVVYDGVGQATYPASLDCLKPLGLWVSFGNASGAIKNFDLLQLSQKGSLFATRPTLATFVAKRHDLIATANDLFEAVLTGAVKIPVHQTYALKDVQKAHKDLESRKTTGSTLLLP